A genomic stretch from Hoplias malabaricus isolate fHopMal1 chromosome 4, fHopMal1.hap1, whole genome shotgun sequence includes:
- the LOC136695311 gene encoding uncharacterized protein: MRMNTVTSLLHITASALWFSSSFDWVCAETPILISARVGSSVILPCDWRNVSSQNPHVEWRTFVETVLERRGTELYQAEEYEGRVDVPEDKLLKGNCSLVLKNVKAEDEGVYESYLVVKRTKRALQSKRVFLQSVELSVDETPEEPPEEHMSEVFTVKDKARMICNQPLMIAVSLISCLLFHLFFCSHSPSHLQNSPKLNSNHF; this comes from the exons ATGAGGATGAACACAGTGACCTCACTTCTTCATATCACAGCATCTGCCCTGTGGTTTTCTTCCAGTTTCG ACTGGGTGTGTGCAGAGACTCCGATCCTCATCTCCGCCAGAGTGGGCTCCTCAGTCATTCTCCCGTGTGATTGGAGGAATGTGTCCAGTCAGAATCCTCATGTGGAGTGGCGCACTTTTGTTGAGACGGTGTTAGAGAGGAGGGGGACAGAGCTATATCAAGCAGAGGAGTATGAGGGTCGTGTGGACGTTCCTGAAGACAAACTGCTGAAGGGGAACTGTTCTCTGGTGTTGAAGAATGTTAAAGCTGAGGATGAAGGAGTCTATGAGAGTTACCTGGTGGTGAAACGAACGAAGAGGGCCCTCCAGTCTAAACGTGTCTTCCTCCAGAGTGTGGAGCTCTCAGTTGATG AAACCCCTGAAGAACCCCCTGAAGAGCACATGTCTGAAGTGTTTACAGTGAAAG ataAAGCGAGAATGATCTGCAATCAGCCCCTGATGATAGCAGTGTCCCTCATCTCCTGTTTACTATTCCATCTCTTTTTTTGCAGTCATTCTCCTTCACATCTTCAGAACAGCCCTAAACTGAACAGTAATCATTTTTAA